GGCCTGGCTGGCGAAGAAACTGGCAGGCTTTTCCCATGCCGCGCCTGCCGATGTGCAAGCGACGCTCGCGGCATTCACCGCAACGACGCTGGCCAACGCCATCACCGCGCACGCGTCCGAAGCAAAATCCGTATATGTGTGCGGCGGCGGCGCGTACAACGCGTATCTGATGCGCCAGTTGCGGGACGCGCTGACCGATCGCAATCACATGGCAAGCGTGCAGTCGACCGAGGCATTGGGCATATCGCCGAATCATGTCGAAGCGCTCGCCTTCGCGTGGCTCGCGCAGCGTCACGTCGAGCGCAAGCCGGGCAATCTGCCTTCCGTCACCGGAGCAAAAGGCTTGCGCATACTTGGCGCGCTTTATCCGGCCTGACTTTCATTTGACGACAGACAGACGTAAAAAAAGCGCAGGCAGTGCCTGCGCTTTTCATTGCCGCAAACCAGCATCAAACCGAAAATGACGAGCCGCAACCGCAAGTGGTGGTCGCATTCGGATTCTTGATCACGAATTGCGCGCCTTCCAGGTCATCCTTGTAATCGATTTCCGCGCCAACCAGATACTGGTAGCTCATCGCATCGATCAGCAATTGGACGCCATTCTTGTCCATCGTGGTGTCATCGTCGTTGACGATTTCGTCAAAGGTGAAACCGTACTGGAAACCGGAGCAGCCTCCGCCTTGCACGAACACGCGCAGCTTCAGGTCGGGATTGCCTTCCTCTTCGATCAATTGAGCAACTTTCGCGGCGGCACTGTCAGTGAAGACAATCGGCGAGGGCATTTCGAGGTCGGTAACTGCATTCATTTCAAACTCCTGGAAGCCAAGTGCAATGGCTGAATTATAGACTTTCGGCGCTTGTCACGTATTCGACAGTGCCAGCTTCAAGACCGGCTCGCCGGCCTGATCGTGCGTCAGCTTGCCAGAAACGAGCGCGCCGCCATGCATTTCCAGCGCCTTGTAATGTACATCTCCGGTTATGCGGGCTTTCGGCTCCAGTTCAAGGAGCTCCGTCGAATAAACCGGGCCGATGATTTCCCCATTGACAACCAGATGCGCCACGCGCACTTCGCCTTCGACCTTCGCACTCTCTGAAATCACCAGCATGCTCGCCGATTCGGGTTCGGCAATCACATTACCCTTGACCTGACCATCGATGCGCAGCCCTCCCTTGAAATGGAGATTGCCTTCAATCATGGTTGACATGCCGATGAGGCTGTCAATCGTGCTCTTTGTTTTGCGGCCCAACATGATTCCTCTCCTTTACAGATTCGCGGATTGCTGTGCTCGAATCTGGCCTTTTTCGAGCACACGCGCCTGAACCAGCCTGACCGTTGCACCATCCGGAAGGGTCAATATGCCCTCTACACGTTGATAGTGCCTGAAGCCGAGCTTGAATTTGTCCAACTCATTGGAATTGCCTTCGGGAAAGTTCATCATAGCATTTTTGCCCCCCTGCAGAGTTGTGACGACAAGTTGCAAATTGCCGCTGAAATCCTGGTCACCCTTGCCGCCCTGCATAATTAATAAACGATATCGGAGCTGGTTGGGCGCGATTAGATCAATCTTTAGGCGACGAATCGCCACACCTTGCGGCCCGGTGCCGTTGGGCAACAGACTTTCAAAAAACGCCAGATCCTCTTTCAGCCTGGTATTTTCAAGCTCCAGTGCCTTGACCTGCGCCGCCAGCTGCTTCTGTGCCGAACGTTCGATATTGAGTTGGCTTTCGGCGGAATTGACCGTCGTGGAAAACCGGTCACGTTCCTCGGTAAGCATCTCGACCTGTTCTTGATATTCGGCCAACTGCCTTCTCGCGTCGCCCGCCTTGGGAGCCGTCCAGCCGCGACCCAAATCGTATGTCCACATCGCGATCGCCCCCCCTGCCCCAACGACTACAGCAAGGAAAACCGCCCGCAAAGGCCACGGCCGCTGTGTCGTGATGGCCATCCTCGCCGAGGAAACCGAGAGGCGCCGCCGCCACAGCTTGTACTTCAATGAATTGAACATCGGGAAACTGAAATACTGGAATGTGATAAGCAGTCTGCGCTCAAGGCAACACTGGAACCTGCGTCAAGCCAGCCGTTTCATCGAGGCCGAACATGATGTTCATGCACTGCACGCCTTGGCCTGCGGCACCTTTCACCAGATTGTCTTCCACCACCAGAATCACCAGCAAGTCTCCGCCGCCAGGGCGATGCACCGCGATGCGTAATTTGTTCGAAGCGCGTACCGAACGCGTTTCAGGATGACTGCCGGATGGCATCACATCGACGAATTTTTCACCTTCGAAGTGTTTTTCATACAGCGCCTGGAAGTCGGTGTCACGCGCCTCCGGCAAAATCGTTGCATACAGCGTGGAATGGATGCCACGAATCATGGGTACCAGATGCGGCACAAAAGTCAGGCCGACCTTGCGCTTCGCAATCGCCTGCAATCCCTGCACGGTTTCCGGCAAATGGCGGTGCCCCTTGACACCGTATGCCTTGAAGTTATCGGCCGCTTCCGCCAGCAGCGTATGCACTTCCGCCTTGCGTCCCGCCCCCGACACGCCAGACTTGCAATCGGCGATCAACATGGACTCGTTCACGAGCGGCTTGGCTTGCGCCAGCAGCGGCGCGTAACCCAATTGCATCGAGGTCGGATAGCAACCCGGCAAACCGATGATGCGCGCCTTCCGGATCGCCTCACGATTGACCTCCGGCAAACCGTACACCGCCTCTTCCAGAATATCCGGGCAGGAATGCGGCATGGCGTACCATTTCTCGAATTCCGCGGTGTCCTTGAGACGGAAATCGGCGGCGAGATCGATGACCTTCACGCCAGCGGCAAGCAGTTCCCGCGCCTGCGCCATCGCCACCCCATGCGGCGTCGCGAAGAACACAACGTCGCATTCAGTCAGTTTCGCCTTTTCTGGCGCGGAAAATGCTAGAGACACATGGCCGCGCAATGACGGAAACATGTCTGCTACGGGCATTCCATCTTCCTTGCGCGAGGTGATGGCGGTCAATTGAACTTGAGGATGTGCAGACAGCAAGCGCAGCAACTCCACGCCCGTATAACCCGTGCCGCCGACGATACCGACTTTGATCATGTCTTTTCCTTGCTGGAGACTTCGTTTCATCTTGAATTTTAACAGGCGATGCAAATGCGCTGGGACGACCGCTTTGTAACAAATATGGCGACCGCGACCGCAATTGAACCATCGACAACAACCCGCAAAAAGCAAAAAGCCGCCAGGCGCGAACCCGGCGGCTTTTCGATGCTCTGAAAACGCAGATTAGCGCTTGGAGAACTGTTTTGCGCGGCGTGCTTTACGCAGACCGACTTTCTTACGCTCGACTTCACGTGCATCACGTGTGACGAAGCCGGCTTTTGCCAGCTCAGGCTTCAAGCCCGCATCGTAGTCGATCAATGCACGGGTGATGCCGTGACGAACCGCGCCGGCTTGGCCGGACTCGCCGCCGCCATGCACATTGACCATGATGTCGAAACGCTCGACATTGCCAGTCAATTCCAGCGGCTGACGGATAACCATCAGACCGGTTTCACGCGAAAAATATTCCGCAGCCGGCTTGCCGTTGACGACGATCTGGCCGCTGCCAGATTTGATGAAGACGCGAGCCACTGCACTCTTGCGACGGCCGGTTCCGTAGTTGTAGTTACCGATCATGTCCGTTCCTTAGAATTCTAGTGGCTGGGGTTGCTGTGCGGCGTGCGGGTGGGAACCACCTGCATACACCTTCAGCTTCTTGATCATGGCGTAGCCGAGCGGGCCCTTGGGCAACATGCCCTTGACTGCCTTCTCCAGCGCGCGCCCCGGAAAACGCTGTTGCATTTTCAGGAAATTGGTTTCGTAGATGCCGCCCGGATAAGTCGAATGGCGGTAATACGTCTTGTCCACCGCCTTGTTGCCGGTCACGCGCAACTTGTCCGCGTTGATGATGACAATGAAATCGCCCGTGTCGACGTGCGGAGTGAATTCCGGTTTGTGCTTGCCGCGCAGTCGGCGTGCCACTTCGCTGGCAACACGTCCGAGGACTTTGTCCGTCGCGTCAATCACGAACCAGCCGCGCTGTACCTCATGGGATTTAGCGGAGAAGGTTTTCATGATGACTTCCTAATAAGATTAACTCGCTCAAATTGGTGGTTCCGTCTGTCATCGCCTTGCAGCGATCGTGCGGACTCTGCCTTGTTGTCTTTTCCTGAGCGAACGGAAAGCCTGAAAGTATAGCCTTTTCAAGGACTTGGCGTCAAATTGAATCCGCTAGTAAAAAACAATGGTCGATGCGGCAGGGCCCAATCGATAGCAACTTGCCAACGATCAGGCAAAAAAAACCCGAAGCAATCAGGCTTCGGGTTTAAATCCACACCAAAAGAGGAGGGTGGAGGAGACAAGTGGTTGGTCGCTTCTGGATAACTCAACATTAACGACCAGCAATTAAAGTATAGTCAAATTTATTGTGCAACGCAAGATAAAAGGCTTTATCGAGCATCAAAAACCACTTCAAATTTTGAATTTCACTTTAAATTCAAATACTTGAATCATCCCACAATGTGGTTCTTCTTCCACATTGCGGAATCCTCATGAATCTCCCCGCTGCGCGCACGACCGATGCGGACACAATCTGAGCAGTTACAATAAGACTCGATCTAATAATCAAGGCGAGAAAATAATGGAATGTACTGTCCGTTGGACCGGCTTGTCCGGCATGACATTTTTGGCGGAAACGGGATCCGGACATGTGGTCGCAATGGACGGCGCACCTGACGGTGGCGGCCGCAACTTGGCACCGCGTCCGATGGAAATGGTGCTCGCGGGCACCGGTGGCTGCACCGCCTATGACGTGGTCTTGATCCTTCGCAAGAGCGGTCAAGACATCCGAGGCTGCGACGTTACTCTCTCATCCGAGCGCGCGGAAAAAGATCCCAAGGTATTCACCAAGATTCACTTTCACTTCTTGGTGCGCGGCAGGAATCTGAAATCCAATCTGGTTGAGCGCGCCATCAAACTATCCCACGAAAAATACTGTTCTGCGTCGATCATGCTGGAAAAGACTGCTGAAATGACGCATTCCTTCGATATCCTGGACGACTTGACCGAACCGTCGACCGCTTGAGACACCCGGAAAGAATCCACAGGCGGTTGCGCACACGTTGTTTGCAATGATGCGCAACCGCAGCAGTTACAAATAATACGCGGTGGTTGTCATGACTTTTGCCATTGCCTGCATTGCCTTCCTTACCGGAAATGGCGTCGAAGCCGCCCCCATGGATTGCGCGGCCTCGCCATGCGCGACCTCATCCTGACGCATCTGCTCCACGATCGCTCTCGATTTTTCATCCTTGATCGGCAAAGTCTCCAGGTGACTGGCAAGATGCGCCTCCACCTGACGCTCGGTCTCGACAACAAAACCCAGACTGTGCCCATCGCCGACACGCGCAGCCACGGCACCCAAGGCATAGGCCCCCGCATACCACAGCGGATTCAGCAAACTTGGCCGCGAACCGAGTTCGCGCAGCCGCTGCGCCGTCCATGCCAGATGATCCTCTTCTTCACGCCCGGCCTGCGCAAATTGTCGCTTCAGATTGACATTTCTGGCAAATTGCCCTTGCGCATCATATAGCGCCTGCGCACAGACCTCACCCACGTGATTGATGCGCATCAAGCCGGCGCTGTGCCTCCGCTCCGCCTCGTTCAGCAGATTGTCCTCGGCACCAAGCGCCGGATTTTCACGCGACGAAGAAGCCACTCCGGCCACCACACGCAATGCCTTGTCCACCCCAACGATGATTTCATCCATACGCATCATTCTTCGCCCCAGTACTGAACGCCAGCCAATTCATTCAACGCCAAACTTTCAACTTTATCCATATAAATAATTCACCACCCAAATTTCAACGCTTGTCGCGCCACATCTGCATAAAACCCATCACTATTACCCTCACACCATCTGTTGCTGATTAACCACATTTTGGATTATCAATGTCGGCAAACAACAAATAGTCTTTGCCCAAAATGCATTGATTTGTTGAAATCATTGCTAGCTTCTAAACCATGCTGTTCAGAAGTGTCGGCAGGGACGTTATCACTAGTGACCTTGCTGAAGTAATAAAAAAAATCTTAGCACGCCAACCTTGGAGAATTATTAATGAAGAAATCGCTTCTCGCACTCGCCGTCCTGGGTGCATTCGCAGCTTCCGCACACGCGCAATCCAGCGTGACCGTTTACGGTTCGTTTGACGGCGGTGTCCGCTATGTCAACAACGTCAATGCAGCCGGCGACGACCGCACTTCGGTCAGCTCGAACGGCACGTTCAACTCGAACCGCCTCGGATTCCGCGGCGTTGAAGACCTCGGCGGCGGACTCAATGCACGCTTCACACTGGAGTCCGGCTTCAACACCGGCACCGGCGCATTCGACAATGCAGCCAACAACATCTTCAACCGTACCGCTGCTGTCGGTATCGGCGGCGCTTGGGGCGGCATCGACCTCGGCCGTCAGTACTCCGTTTCGTTCAAGACGATCGGCGCCTACGATCCGTTCAACTACAAGTACACCGGCATCATCCCGCTGGCAGCTGCAGCAGCTGGAAGCGGCGCCACATCCATCGGCGGCACACGCTTCAATAACGATATCCAGTACACCGGCACCTTCGGTCCGGCGACCATCCGTGCAGAATACGCACTGGGCGAAACCACTGGCAGCAACAGCAATGGCTCCGCAGTTGCAGTCGGCGGCACCTTTGCTACCGGCCCATTCAGCGTTGGTGGCGCATATACCCAGAAGAAGCCGAACGTGGGAACTGCAGCAGCACCGAATTTCCAAGATAACAACCAGTGGACTATCGGCGGCGCGTACAAAATCGCAGCCCTTCGTGTAGCTGGCGGATATATCCGCGAAAAACAAGAATTTGCAGCCGCCGCTGATACCACCGTCAAGAATGGCTGGATTGGCGCAAGCTACAATTTCACTCCTGCATTCGAACTGTCAGGCGCTTGGTACCAAACCAAAACCAACGTCGCTGTTTTGGGCGATGGCAAGAGAGACTTGTTCATTTTCGGCGCAATTTATTCGCTGTCCAAGCGCACCAACATCTATGCTGACATCGACTACGCTCGCCTCAGCGGCACGTCACGCTTGATCAATCCGGCAACCGGCGCTAGCCAGGATCGTCAAACCGGCTTCTCGGTTGGTCTCAACCACCTGTTCTAAGCAATTGCATAGCGGCCGCAATTCAGCCGCTACGTGATGCACGGAAGCTGCTCAAAACGGGCTCATGTAGCATGAGCCCGTTTTTTTCTCTCAGTAAGGTCCTGCTCTCTTCCATTCGCCCCCAAAAAATGGCGCATCTTCGCATCGAAATAGTTCCAGACATGGACTGATGCCTTGCCGCAATACATTGTCATTTAGCTATTTGAGCACCCCATTCCGTTGCAACAACGCCACAAATCCCTTCATGGCGGCATCAAACCGCAAATTCCCTTTGTCCTCGGATCGGTTATTTGATGAAATAACTATCGGCTTCTTATTTGGATGATTAGAAGCGTATCTTTGGCAAGACGTCATCAATGTCACCTGCCAAACGCACTACAAAAATCTTGGCTCGATAACCTTTGGGGATTAATCAATGAAAAAATCGCTTCTCGCGCTCGCAGTACTGGGTGCCTTCGCAGGCGCAGCTTCGGCACAAACCAACGTGACCGTTTACGGCTTGGTGGACATTGACGTTGCACGTACCAGCGTCAGCGGCGGTGGCGCTAACGCCGGTACGAGATACCTCTTGGATGAAGGCAACAACGGCCTCGGCAGAAACGGCTCCCGTCTCGGCTTCAAGGGCACTGAAGATCTGGGCGGTGGTTTGTCCGCAATCTTCCAACTGGAAAGCGGTTTCGACGCCACTACTGGCGCCTCCACTCAAGGCGGCCTCTTGTTTGGTCGTCAAGCCTTCGTTGGCTTGAGCAGCAAGACCTTGGGCACCGTCGCGCTTGGTCGTCAGTACACGACGATGCACATCGCGCTGGACTCGATCGATCCGTTCGGCACTGGCATGTCTGGTAACATCGAAGGCGGCGTTTCCGGGCTGACGGGTGGCGGGCAATTGTTCAGCTCAGCCGGCACCCGCATGAACAATTCCATCAGCTACAACACTCCGAACTTCTCCGGCTTCTCTGCCACCGCAATGTACGGTTTCGGTGAAACAACCGCAGGCTTCTCGAACAACCAGCAGTATGGCGTGTCTGCCAGCTACGACAACGGCCCGATCAGGGTAGTGGGTTCTTATAACCAGCTCAAACCCTTCGTCACTAACGCGGCTGGCGCTGTTACCACCAACACAGAAACCAAAACTTATATGGTGGGCGGCACTTACAACTTCAATGTCGTCAAGCTTCATGCAGCTTACGGCAACACTGAGACAGACGACAATCTGGCGGGCGTGCAAACTGCCGACAACCGTAACTACATGCTGGGCCTTTCTGCTCCGCTTGGCGCATTTACCTTGATTGGTTCGTATGTTCGTCAAGACGACCGTACAGGATTCAATGCTGACCGTGATCAGTACGCTCTCGGCGCGATTTATAACCTGTCCAAGCGCACCAATGTGTACACTTCGGCTGGCTACCTCAGAGCACGTGGCACCGAGTCGGCAACTAACGTGAACGCTAACGTGTTCCAAGTTGGTCTGCAACACCGGTTCTAATCTAGTGCAGATCTAAATCTGCTACAGATAAGAATGAAAAAAGGCACCTTCGGGTGCCTTTTCTTTTTTTCGCGCATTCAAAAAGTTGGGCGTGGATGTAATCGAGCGGAAACCAATCTTTTGCATGACGATGCCGAGAAGCGAGGCTACGAAAAAACACGTCCAAATTGACGTGTCCTGTATGCGGACCAACTCGTTCCGACACACTCTCAGCAAATAATCAAGCGTTCAATTGCTGGTCACAGCCGGCACTTCGAAGCAATCAAGCCGACGGCCCCACCGCGCCGCGAACCTTCTTCGGCCTGAATACTGTGGTATCGCCATAAAACGCATCGTCTTGCTCATGCCACCAGCCCGGTATGCCGAGTATGGGGAGAGGTGTAAATTCGGCAGTGGATACACCGGCTGCGAGATGCCGGCTTGCGACTGCATCCAGCCAGCGGCGCTTTTCCTCGAATGGCATGGCAAAGAATCCATCACCTGCCATGACCGGCAATGCATGGGCAGTAATGGATTTGTAAGGCGTAACCAGCTTTTCCATCAATGCGTGGCCGAAAGGCCACACTTCCCAATCAGACCCGAATGCTGCGCGCCTCGTTTGAAACACGTCATGCCAGCGATGATTGCACAAGGCATCGACGATCTGCGCATCGCGTGCGACAAGAAGTGCGGCGTTCTCATCGAAGATGGTTGCTGCGTCGCGGAGTTTGCCGCGGCTCGCGCCATGAGGGTGCGGGATGCCTGGTGATGCAGTGTGTTTGAAAATTTCCGCTGCCTGCAGGGCGTTGAGCTGCGTTTTAATCTTTGGAAAAGTCAGCCAGACCAGGGCATTGAAGAAGTCGTGCAGGTTGTCGCGCGTGGGGACGCCGCCGGTGGCGCTGATGAAGGCTTCATATGGGGTACCGAGCGGCAAA
The Noviherbaspirillum cavernae DNA segment above includes these coding regions:
- the coq7 gene encoding 2-polyprenyl-3-methyl-6-methoxy-1,4-benzoquinone monooxygenase, producing MRMDEIIVGVDKALRVVAGVASSSRENPALGAEDNLLNEAERRHSAGLMRINHVGEVCAQALYDAQGQFARNVNLKRQFAQAGREEEDHLAWTAQRLRELGSRPSLLNPLWYAGAYALGAVAARVGDGHSLGFVVETERQVEAHLASHLETLPIKDEKSRAIVEQMRQDEVAHGEAAQSMGAASTPFPVRKAMQAMAKVMTTTAYYL
- the argC gene encoding N-acetyl-gamma-glutamyl-phosphate reductase, which gives rise to MIKVGIVGGTGYTGVELLRLLSAHPQVQLTAITSRKEDGMPVADMFPSLRGHVSLAFSAPEKAKLTECDVVFFATPHGVAMAQARELLAAGVKVIDLAADFRLKDTAEFEKWYAMPHSCPDILEEAVYGLPEVNREAIRKARIIGLPGCYPTSMQLGYAPLLAQAKPLVNESMLIADCKSGVSGAGRKAEVHTLLAEAADNFKAYGVKGHRHLPETVQGLQAIAKRKVGLTFVPHLVPMIRGIHSTLYATILPEARDTDFQALYEKHFEGEKFVDVMPSGSHPETRSVRASNKLRIAVHRPGGGDLLVILVVEDNLVKGAAGQGVQCMNIMFGLDETAGLTQVPVLP
- the rplM gene encoding 50S ribosomal protein L13, which translates into the protein MKTFSAKSHEVQRGWFVIDATDKVLGRVASEVARRLRGKHKPEFTPHVDTGDFIVIINADKLRVTGNKAVDKTYYRHSTYPGGIYETNFLKMQQRFPGRALEKAVKGMLPKGPLGYAMIKKLKVYAGGSHPHAAQQPQPLEF
- the erpA gene encoding iron-sulfur cluster insertion protein ErpA translates to MNAVTDLEMPSPIVFTDSAAAKVAQLIEEEGNPDLKLRVFVQGGGCSGFQYGFTFDEIVNDDDTTMDKNGVQLLIDAMSYQYLVGAEIDYKDDLEGAQFVIKNPNATTTCGCGSSFSV
- a CDS encoding porin, encoding MKKSLLALAVLGAFAGAASAQTNVTVYGLVDIDVARTSVSGGGANAGTRYLLDEGNNGLGRNGSRLGFKGTEDLGGGLSAIFQLESGFDATTGASTQGGLLFGRQAFVGLSSKTLGTVALGRQYTTMHIALDSIDPFGTGMSGNIEGGVSGLTGGGQLFSSAGTRMNNSISYNTPNFSGFSATAMYGFGETTAGFSNNQQYGVSASYDNGPIRVVGSYNQLKPFVTNAAGAVTTNTETKTYMVGGTYNFNVVKLHAAYGNTETDDNLAGVQTADNRNYMLGLSAPLGAFTLIGSYVRQDDRTGFNADRDQYALGAIYNLSKRTNVYTSAGYLRARGTESATNVNANVFQVGLQHRF
- a CDS encoding bactofilin family protein, with the translated sequence MLGRKTKSTIDSLIGMSTMIEGNLHFKGGLRIDGQVKGNVIAEPESASMLVISESAKVEGEVRVAHLVVNGEIIGPVYSTELLELEPKARITGDVHYKALEMHGGALVSGKLTHDQAGEPVLKLALSNT
- a CDS encoding porin; protein product: MKKSLLALAVLGAFAASAHAQSSVTVYGSFDGGVRYVNNVNAAGDDRTSVSSNGTFNSNRLGFRGVEDLGGGLNARFTLESGFNTGTGAFDNAANNIFNRTAAVGIGGAWGGIDLGRQYSVSFKTIGAYDPFNYKYTGIIPLAAAAAGSGATSIGGTRFNNDIQYTGTFGPATIRAEYALGETTGSNSNGSAVAVGGTFATGPFSVGGAYTQKKPNVGTAAAPNFQDNNQWTIGGAYKIAALRVAGGYIREKQEFAAAADTTVKNGWIGASYNFTPAFELSGAWYQTKTNVAVLGDGKRDLFIFGAIYSLSKRTNIYADIDYARLSGTSRLINPATGASQDRQTGFSVGLNHLF
- a CDS encoding DUF6776 family protein, whose amino-acid sequence is MFNSLKYKLWRRRLSVSSARMAITTQRPWPLRAVFLAVVVGAGGAIAMWTYDLGRGWTAPKAGDARRQLAEYQEQVEMLTEERDRFSTTVNSAESQLNIERSAQKQLAAQVKALELENTRLKEDLAFFESLLPNGTGPQGVAIRRLKIDLIAPNQLRYRLLIMQGGKGDQDFSGNLQLVVTTLQGGKNAMMNFPEGNSNELDKFKLGFRHYQRVEGILTLPDGATVRLVQARVLEKGQIRAQQSANL
- a CDS encoding DUF3025 domain-containing protein yields the protein MSPQILKLIDWSRPWLAPLLPTVEPILAGANWHQDINEIATRIGLENHCGLPVRFVAQADLPLGTPYEAFISATGGVPTRDNLHDFFNALVWLTFPKIKTQLNALQAAEIFKHTASPGIPHPHGASRGKLRDAATIFDENAALLVARDAQIVDALCNHRWHDVFQTRRAAFGSDWEVWPFGHALMEKLVTPYKSITAHALPVMAGDGFFAMPFEEKRRWLDAVASRHLAAGVSTAEFTPLPILGIPGWWHEQDDAFYGDTTVFRPKKVRGAVGPSA
- the rpsI gene encoding 30S ribosomal protein S9 — translated: MIGNYNYGTGRRKSAVARVFIKSGSGQIVVNGKPAAEYFSRETGLMVIRQPLELTGNVERFDIMVNVHGGGESGQAGAVRHGITRALIDYDAGLKPELAKAGFVTRDAREVERKKVGLRKARRAKQFSKR
- a CDS encoding OsmC family protein, which translates into the protein MECTVRWTGLSGMTFLAETGSGHVVAMDGAPDGGGRNLAPRPMEMVLAGTGGCTAYDVVLILRKSGQDIRGCDVTLSSERAEKDPKVFTKIHFHFLVRGRNLKSNLVERAIKLSHEKYCSASIMLEKTAEMTHSFDILDDLTEPSTA